From a single Mangifera indica cultivar Alphonso chromosome 19, CATAS_Mindica_2.1, whole genome shotgun sequence genomic region:
- the LOC123203172 gene encoding calvin cycle protein CP12-3, chloroplastic-like, with protein MASLASTGTTRTSFLASRSSCFCSKKVIVTVSVQQKKAERRNMSVKATGMAKFKGTHMREKHLTEMIEQKVIEAKQVCEGDMTSDECKVAWDEVEEVSQAKADLRRKLEEQDPLEFFCQDNPETDECRVYED; from the coding sequence ATGGCATCTTTGGCTTCAACAGGAACAACAAGAACATCGTTCTTGGCTTCGAGATCGTCTTGTTTCTGTTCAAAGAAAGTCATAGTAACAGTTTCGGTTCAGCAGAAGAAGGCGGAGAGAAGGAACATGAGCGTGAAGGCCACGGGAATGGCGAAGTTCAAGGGGACGCATATGAGGGAGAAGCATCTGACGGAAATGATCGAGCAGAAAGTGATTGAAGCAAAGCAAGTGTGTGAGGGAGATATGACCTCTGACGAATGCAAGGTTGCGTGGGATGAAGTGGAAGAAGTGAGCCAAGCCAAGGCAGATCTCAGACGCAAACTTGAGGAACAAGATCCGCTTGAATTCTTTTGCCAAGACAATCCTGAGACTGACGAGTGTCGAGTCTATGAAGATTAG